CGGCGCGATGACGGCGCCGAGCACCAGGGCGGCGGTCAGCGGCATCTCGGGGATGAACAGATACGCGAGATAGCCGACGACGAGCGTCGCGAAGAGGACGTATCCCACGGAGAGCAGTCCGACGGCCCGCGCGTTGGCCCGCAGGTCCAGATAGGAGCTCTCCACGGCGGCCGTGTGCAGCAGGGGCGGCAGCAGCAGGGGCAGGACGATGTGCGGGTCGAGTACATAGCTGGGCACGCCCGGTACGTACGCGGCGCCGAGTCCCGCCGTGACGAGGAGCAGCGGGGCCGGAACGGGTGTCCTGCGCGCCGCCGCCGCGATCACCGCGCTTCCCGCCACCAGGGCGATCAGCTGCAACGGGTCCATCCCACGTCCTCCGCTAGCGTCGTAATCTGGCCATCATGAGTGAGTGCCAGCATGTTGCCGACCTCCCACGCCCCGAACCCGCGCCGCTGAGCGGGACCTGCCTGGAGTGTGAGGCTTCGGGCAGCCACCACGTACAGCTTCGGCTCTGTCTGGTCTGCGGTTACGTGGGGTGCTGCGACTCGTCACCGCACCGCCATGCCTCACGCCATTTCAGGGATACCGGACACCCCGTGATGCGTAGCCACGAGCCGGGTGAGAGGTGGCGTTGGTGCTTCGCCGACGGTTCGATCGTCTGAGCCCTGGGTACGTCAACCCTCCGCCGGTTCTTCGCAATTGGTTCCCGCACACCTCTAGCCACTGTCCGTACTCATATGCCTACTATGAGTAACTGACCGGTCGGCGCCGGCCCGGGGGTCCCTGCGACACGGGACCATGGATCGCGATAGCGTCGCCAGTCCAGACCGGCTCCGTGCCGACCACGTAACACGAGGCTCCGGGGTTTCCCTTCCCGGAGCCCTTGAGAAGCTTGTGCCACCTTGGAGGTGAGGGTGTCCCAGATCGCAGGCGAGCCCGGGACCCAGGACTTCGTGGAAGTCCGGCTGCCCGCTGCGGGTGCCTACCTGTCCGTGCTCCGTACGGCTACGGCCGGCCTGGCAGCACGCTTGGACTTCACCCTCGACGAGATCGAGGACCTGCGCATCGCGGTCGACGAGGCCTGCGCGATCCTGCTCCAACAGGCCGTACCGGGCTCCGTCCTCAGCTGTGTGTTCCGGCTCATCGACGACTCCCTCGAAGTGACCGTCTCGGCGCCGACGACGGACGGTCGCGCGCCGGAGCGTGACACGTTCGCGTGGACCGTGCTCTCGGCGCTCGCGGGCAAGGTCGACGCGACGGTCGCCGACGACCGTACGGTCGCCATCAGCCTGTACAAACAGCGCGGCGCGGGACCCGGGCCGGCGTGAGGAACGGGGACGGTCCGGTGCGTGACGAGGAGCGGGTCCCACAGGATCCGCGCGAAGGGCATGAG
This window of the Streptomyces niveus genome carries:
- a CDS encoding anti-sigma regulatory factor — its product is MSQIAGEPGTQDFVEVRLPAAGAYLSVLRTATAGLAARLDFTLDEIEDLRIAVDEACAILLQQAVPGSVLSCVFRLIDDSLEVTVSAPTTDGRAPERDTFAWTVLSALAGKVDATVADDRTVAISLYKQRGAGPGPA
- a CDS encoding UBP-type zinc finger domain-containing protein, which codes for MSECQHVADLPRPEPAPLSGTCLECEASGSHHVQLRLCLVCGYVGCCDSSPHRHASRHFRDTGHPVMRSHEPGERWRWCFADGSIV